Below is a genomic region from Paenibacillus rhizovicinus.
GGCAGATGCGGCCGTCTTCTCGCTTGCGGAGAGCTGCTGTCCGTTCGACGAAACCAGTTCCTGCATCGCGGAAAGCACTTGTTTGTAATGCGCCAGCGCGTCCTCCGGCAGTGCTGATCCATCCGGATCCGGTGCCTCCAGGCTTGCCTCGGCGCCGGCCGGGAGCAAGGTTTCGGCCGCAGCCGCCGCTTCCGGCAGTCGGAACTGCTGAATGCGCAGCTCCGCATCGCTCTCCGGGCTGGCGTCTACATGGCCGCGCCCGGCTTCTTGCAGCGTTTCGAGCAAACGTTCCATCGTCGATTCCGCTTTCGCTTGCAGCGGGGAAAGCGTCAGCTGCAGCTGACGGAAGCCGCCGCTGAGCTCCTCCCAAGCAAGAAGCTGCGAATCCGCCGCTTCATCCGCCGCGCTCGGCAAAGCGTGACGCCCATGGTGGTCGCAGGAGCCGCAAACGGGACATGGATCCCCGTCCTTGAGATCCGCGGCCAATTGAGCGGCCAGCTGCATGCGCTGCTGCTCCCGCTGTCCTTGTCTGACGCGTTCCGTCCACGCCGGAATGACATTGGATGCGGCTAGCAGCTTGCCGCTCACGTAATCGAGCAGGCTTCGTACCGGAAGCAATTGTTCCGCTTGCGCGGTTAAAGCCGCATAGGCCAATCGATGCTCGCTCTCGGCGGTTTCCTGCGCTCGTCCCGCGTTGTCGCGCTGAACCGCAGAGGCGTCCCGCTCCTTGCGTGCCGTCTCCGTTTGCGCGGACAGCCCGTTGAATTGCTGCAGCCGCTTCGTCATGCCGCTGCGCCGTTCCCGGTCCGCGGCGGTCAGCTCGACGGCCTTCAGCTCCTCGCGCAGCTCGGTCTGCTTCGCCGTCGCGCGGCCCAGCATCTCCTGGGCCTTCGCGGCTTGCTCGCCGAAGCTGCGCTGCTTATCCGCGGCTTCGCCTGCGCGCTGCGCAACGAGAGCGATGCCCGCCGCCAATTCGGCGGCTTCGCCCTCGAGGCGCTGCGCGCCCGCGAGCTGGTCGAGCCGCAGCAGAAGCCGCGGCTCGCCAGCCTTGGCCTCGGCTGCGGCCGCCGACCACGCGGCGGCCGCGGCCTCGGCCTCGGCATGCCGCGCGGCATGCGCCAGCGCGGCAGCCTCGCGGCGCGAAGCGGCAGCGCGCAGCGCCGCTTCGGCGGTGCCTGCGGCACGCAGCGCCGGCAGCAGCCGCTCTGCTGCCGCGAGGCGCTGCAGCTCGCGCTCCAGCTCCGCCACGAGCGGCGCTTCCGCCTGCAGCTTCGCGTGCAGCGCTTCCTTCTCGCGCAGCTCCGCCAGCCGCTCGCGCACCTGCGCACGCTCCGCGTGCAGCCGATCCGCTTCCGCGAACAGAGCCCGTGCCTCAGCGGCTGCGGCAGCCGCTTCGCGGTGGCGGGCCGCCGCCGCATCCACCGCGGCAGCCGAAGCGTCGCCGAGGCCAAGCTGCTCGGCCGCCGCCTCCTGCAGCGCGGCTTCCGCCGCTTTCATGCGCTGGCTGAGCTTCAGCGCCAGCCCGTCGCCGAACCGTTCCAAACGGAACAGCCGCTGCAGCATCGAGCGGCGGTCCTTGCCGGTCAGCGACAGAAATTCCGCGAACTTCCCTTGCGGGAGCACGACCGCGCGCGTGAAGTCCTGCATGTTCAGCCCGATCTGGGCTTCCACGCAGCGCGTCACGTCCGCCAGCTTGTCCGCGATGACGACGTCGCCGGCTTCCGTCACTTCCACGAAGCGGCTCAGCGTATTGCTGACGGACACGTCGCCGCCGCGCTTGAACTGCCGTTCCACGCGGAACCGTTTCCGCTCCCCGCCGCCTTCCAAATCGAACGTGAACGCGACGGCCAGCGTTTTCTCCGCCTGATTCATAATGCCTTGCGTACCGTTGGCGGCACGCTCGACTTTCCCATAGAGAGCCAGCGTCACGGCATCCAGAATGCTGGATTTGCCGCTGCCCGTAGGACCGAAGATGCCGAAGACGCCCGCTTCGCACAGCCGCTCGAAATCAACCTCCTGCGCTTCGCGGTAACTCTGCAAGCCGCTCAATCGAAGTAAAATCGGCTTCATGCGCCTTCACCTCCCGCTTGAACTTCGATGCCGTCCGCGTCTTCGGCGACGCTCGGCGCATCATCCTCTTCCGCGATCAGCTCCAGAAACAATCGAACCGTCTCCGCATCCGGCTCTCCTCCGCCCGTCTGGCGCGAGAAGAAACGGCGGAACAGCTCCTCGGCCGGCAATTGCTCGCGGGACCGGGCATCAAGCTCGATCAGGTCTTCCATTTCCGGATAGACGGGGCGGATATGAACGAGCCCCTCGTGCTGCTTGCGCAGCTGCTGGATCTGCTGCAGCGTCATCGCTTCGGACATATGGATGCTGAGGTCGATCCACGCCCTGGCGTCCCGTCCTTCCTCCAGCCAGCTATGCACTTCGGCAATGCCTCCTTTGGCGTTCCACTGCACGAGCGGCCGCCCGGAGCTTAAGTGGATCTGCCGCGGGACAACAGGTTGACCGGGAGAAGCGTCGAAGACCGTGACCGCTTTGGCATAATTCGCTTCCGAGAAACTGTAAGCGAGCGGCGAACCGCTGTAGCGCATCGTTTCGTCGCCGGCGACCCGCTGCGGGCGATGCAAATGACCTAGCGCCACGTACTGCGCCCCGATTTGCAATGCCGACGGATCCACCGTATAGGCGCCGCCGATCTGAATCGGCCGCTCGGAATCCGTCTCCAGCCCGCCAAGCACGTAAATATGGCTCATCGCCAAGTTGACGGTATCGCTGCGGAAAGCCGTCCCAAGCTGGGCCATCAGCCGGCCGACCCGTTCCGAATACGCGCTGCGAAGCTGACCTTCATCCGTCGCCTCGCTCAGCAGCTCGCGCAGCCGCGACTCGGACGGATACGGGAGCGCGGCGATGACCGCCTGCTCGCCGGTACGCGCAACGTCGATAACGAGCGGCTTGTCCGTCGGCATGCCGACGAGCCGAATGCCGCTGCGCGCGGCAAGCGGCGCGGAAGCGGACACGCGGTCGGGATGATCGTGGTTGCCGGCGATCACGGCGATCGTACGCTTGCCGCCGTCCGCGAGGCGCGCGACGGCGTCGTAGAACAGCCCCTCCGCCGCCGCAGGCGGATTGACGGAATCGTACACGTCGCCGGCCAGCAGAATGAGGTCGATGCTTTCGTCTTTTACGATGGATGCGAGTTCGTCGACGAATGCCGCCTGTTCCTCGATGCGGCTGCGGCCTTCCAACGAACGTCCGAAATGCCAGTCGGCCGTGTGCAATATACGCATAATAATTCGTTCCCCCGTCCCATGATTAAAACAGCTTGACGGCTTTGCCGCCGTCAAGGAAAAACACGTAACATTCGTCGACCTTGCGGCCGAGGATGCCGGCGATCGCCTCTGCATAGAGCGTCAGCTGGAAACGGTGGCGTTCGGCCGCCTCTTCCCAGCGACCCGCACGGACGCGGTCGGTTTTGTAATCCAACAGCACGAGTCCCCGTTCGTCCTCGAACAGACAGTCGATAACCCCTTGAATCAGAATCGGCTCTGCCCCGATGCTTTCGGACATGCCCGGGTAGACGCGGGAAGCCGGCAGCGTGCAGCTGAACGGCGTTTCGCGTCTCACCCAGGGCGCTTCGAGCAGGCGCCGGCCGACCTCTTCCTCGAAGAAGGCCGCCGCTCCCGCAGCATCCACGGCTTCCGCCTGCTGCTTCGAGAGCATCCGCCGCGCCACCAGCCCTTCGATCACGTCCGTGATCGTCTTCTCGGTCACGCCGTCTTCGGATAGCGGAATATGCTGCATGACCAGATGGCTCACCGTTCCCCGCTCTGCGGCGGTAAGCGCAGCTTCTTCCATGAACTTCGGACGACGCAGCCGGAACGTATACTCTCCGCCGCCGTCCGCGCGTTCCACGGCGCCGGTTTGTTCGAGCTTCGCTTCCGCTGCCGGCAGCTCCGGCTGCGCAAAATCAAAGCTGAACAAATCCAGCTGATCGACTGCCGTTTCCGACTCCAAAACCGGCTCTGCCGACATGGACTCGTCGTTCCCGATAATCGCCTGGTCCACGGCCAAAGTAACGTTATCCGTGATCGGATCATCCGCCAAATCGAAATCAGCTTCAGCCAGGCCCCCTGCTCCATCCATGCCCGCAAGCTCCGGGAGCAGCAAAGCTTCTTCGTCCATCCCCGTCTCCGCGTGGAGCCGTTTCATCTCCGTCACCGACGTTTTGGCGGCGGTCAATGAGGCTTGCGCGTAAGGGTAGCTCCAGCTAAGACGACGATCGATCTCGGCGGCCCATTCAGGATCCGCTTCTTCATCGATGAGCGCGAGCTGCTGGACGGCATTCATGCGCGCTTCGAATGCGGCTCTTGCCGCTTCGTCCGTCTCCGCGCCTGCCGCTGCCTCCAAACCAAGCAGGCTCGCAGGAATGACAGAGGTCCGCCAGTCGCCGAAAGGCACAACCGTTCCTTCCGGTGCGGCTGCCTGCTCCGAACCGATTACGATCGGCTCGCCCGACGCTAAATCCGTCTCGGCTTCGCCATCCATGCTCTCGGCGTTCGCTTCGCTTATGGGAATGCCGCTATCCGCTGCACCCGGCAAGTCCATTGCGCCCGCTTCGTCTCCGATTTCGAATGCGGACGACTGTTCGACCGACATGGATATTCCCGCTCCCATCGCCAGCGGCCCGAGCCAATCCAGAAACCGCGCGGCGCCGGCGATCCGGAAATCAGGCAGCCGCCCTTCCGCGTCAAGCGCGGTTTGCCAGCGCTGCAGCTGCTTCTCGGCGTTGGCAACGGTGCCGACGAGGAACATTTTCTCCTTCGGCCTTGTCAGCGCGACGTACAGAATTCGCATTTCTTCCGCCAGCGACTCCATCGCAAGCCGCTGCTTGATCGCCAAGTACGGTAACGTCGGATAGGCGACCCGCAGTTCCGTATCGACGTAACGCGGACCGAAACCAAGCTGCTTATGCATCAGAAACGGACTATGCAGGTCTCGGCGGTTAAACGATTTGCCGAGTCCTGCCGCGAATACGACGGGAAATTCCAGCCCCTTGCTCTTGTGGATGGACATTATGCGCACGACGTCTTCCTGCTCGCCCAGCGCGCGCGCCGTCCCGAGATCGCCGCCGCCGTCCCGCATCCGGTCGATAAACCGGAGGAAGCGGAACAGCCCGCGCAGCGTAGTCGCCTCGTATTGACGGGTACGGTCATGCAGCGCGCGCAAGTTGGCTTGACGCTGCAAGCCCCCCGTCATGCCGCCGACCAGGTCGTAATAGCCCGTTTCCCGGTAAATCCGCCACAGCAAGTCGGCCAATGAACCTTGCCGGGCTTCATTCCGCCAATCTTCGAGCGCATCCAGGAAACGGCTCAGTTTGCGTCTCGTTTCTTCCGGCGCCAAGTGATCGTCCGCGGCCTTGCGCACCGCTTCGAAGTACGACACGCGCCCGCCCGCGATTCGGATCAAAGCCAGTTCTTCCGCCGACAAGCCGACGATCGGCGAACGAAGCGCCCCGGCGAGCGGAATGTCCTGATACGGGTTGTCGATCACGCGCAGGAGCGAGAGCATCGTCTCGACCTCCGTCGCTTCGAAATACCCGCTGCTCAGCTCCGCGTAAGCCGGAATGCCCTGCTGCTGCAGTTCTTCGATAATAACCGGCGCCCACTGTTTGTCCGCCCGCAGCAGAATAACGATATCCCGCCAAGCGAGCGGCCGTTTGCGGCCTTTCTTGCCGTCATACACGAGGAACGGATCTTCCGCGCCTGCGCCTTCTGCGGCCATCCCCTTCAGGCGAAGGATCTGCCTTGCGATCCAGCGTGCTTCCAATTGCACGGTCTGGAGCTCCTCCGGACTTTCCGGAGGCAATTCACTCTCAGCGGTCTCCTGGCCGGAAGCGTCATGATCGGAATCGCCCCGTTCTTCCCCGTCGTCGCTGCCGCCCCGATCGAGCACCGCAAACTCCACCGCGTAACGTTCCGGCGGCCCGCCGTCGTTCGCCGCCGGATATGATGCGCCGCATACAAGCTCCGCGCGCGCGTCATAGTCCATTTCGGCCGCTCGCTCGCGCATGATGGCACGGAAAACTTCATTGACGCCGTCCACGACCTCTTGCCTGCTGCGGAAGTTTCGCGCCAAGTCGATGCGCACGCCGTATTCCGCTTCCGCATGCTCCGAATCTGACGAAGCTTCTTCACCTGATTCGTCTGCCGCCACAGGTACTTCACCGGCCGTTAGATACGACTTATACTTGCGCAGAAACAAGCCCGGCTCCGCCAACCGGAACCGGTAAATGCTCTGCTTGACGTCGCCGACCATGAAGCGGTTGCCCTTGCCCGGGCGGCTGATCAGCGAAACGATCGCCTCCTGCACCATGTTCGTATCCTGGTACTCGTCGAGCAGAATCTCGTCGAACTGCTGCTGGTATTCCATCGCCGCCGGCGATGGCGCCATCCGTTCGGGCGTCGAGGAGCTGTCGCGCAAGATGCGCAGGCAGTAATGCTCCATATCGCCGAAATCGATCAGCCCTTTCTCCAGCTTGGCCGCCTCGAACCTTGTGCCGAACTGGTCCACTAGCTCGGCCAGCGTTTCCATGTACGGCGCCGATTCTTGCAGTTCCGCCGCGAACTGATCCGGCGAGCGCATGAACAGCTCGTCGTTCAAGCCGCCGATCATGTCTTTCACCTGTTCGCGCAGCTCCTTGACCTGTTCCTGCAGCGACTTGTCGATCGTATCGCCGCCGCGCTGTCCTTTCAGCTTGCCGAAGCTTGCCGCGGCGAAGGCTTCATGCCACGTTTCCCAGGGCTGGCTCCCCACTTTCGCAATCAAGGAACGCACGACACCCAGATCGTCTTGCAGCGTCTCGCCGTACGCCTCAGGGCCAGCCGGGAGACGCGTCAACTCGAGCGCTTGTTCCAGCAGGCTCTCCGCGCCTTGCAGCGTCAGCGCCACGCTGCCGCCGAGGCTGGACACCCATTCCGTGCGCCCCAGCTCGGCCGCATCGCTCACGCGGAAGGAGGCCGCCGTTTGCTGCAGCCAGGCTCTCGGCCAAGGGTTGCTTTGGGCGAAATTGTAAAGCTTCAGCACGAGCGCATAGAGCGGCTCATCGCCGCGTTCGCCGCCGAAGCGATCCACGAGCGACAGGAAGGCTTCGCCGCCCGGTCCGTCCATCTCGGCATACCGTTCTTCGAACAGCTCGTCCAGGACGTCCATTCGGAGCAGCTCCGCTTCCGTCTCGTTGGCAATCCGAAATCCGGGATCGAGTCCGATCAAAGAATAGTACCGGCGGATAACGTCGAGGCAGAAGGAGTGAAGCGTCGTGATGGAGGCGCGCCCCATGAGGGCAAGCTGCCTGCGAAGGTGATCGGAATCCGGCTTCTTGTCCAGTTCCTTCTCCAGCGCAATTCGAATCCGCTCTTTCATCTCGGCGGCCGCGGCCTTCGTGAACGTCGCCACAAGCAGCCGGTCGACATCGGTGTCGGCGGCAATCTTGCGAATGATTCGTTCCACCAGTACGGCCGTCTTGCCGGAGCCTGCCGCCGCCGCGACGAGAATGTTGCTCCCTCCCGTCACGATGGCGCGCCATTGGTCGTCCGTCCAAGTGCTGCCGAGCGGCTTGGCCGGTAGTTGATTGTCCATTGCTGCCGTCATGATTCGCTCTCCTCCTTCCCTTGTTCTCCGTGCTGCCCAGGCGGGTCGGACTGAACGGTCTGTTCCTCTTCTGCTTCTTCGCCGGATGCGAGCAGGTTCCAGACCTCGTCTTTGCCCGCTCTCTGCAGCTTGTTGTAGTCATTGCCATCAATAAGCGGGTCGAATTGGCAGACCGGCTTGTAATCGCAGAACTGGCAAGGCGTTTTCCCGCCCAGCCGGTAAGGCGAAATCGATACGTCGCCTCCCGCGATCCTGTCGCCGATCCTGCGGAGCGTGCCGCGGACGGATTTGCGCAAAGTTCCCCATTGCTCGTCCGACACGACGGAAGAACTGCTGTAGAAGGCGCCGTCCTTCTTGAGCGCCAGAGGAAGCAGATCGGAATACCCCGTCGACAGCGCGTTATCCATCAATCGGACGGTCTCCTCGTCCGCGAGGACAAGCCCCTTCAGCTTGAATCGCTTCAGCATTTCCGATCTGGCTTTCGCCGGAGGCATGCCGTTCGACGATGAGAGGATCGGATTGTGCACGTGGAAATAGAGCGCTCCCGCGGCCTTCGCGGGCTGTCCCAGCCATTCCGGCGCATGCGTCAGCAGCACGTCCAAGTACGTCAGCATTTGCAGCGCCATGCCGTAGGCGACTTCTTCCAGCCGCAGCTGCTTGGCACTGGATTTGTAATCGATGACGCGCAGCAGCAAGCCGTCCGTCGTTTGCGCGGCATCGACGCGGTCGATCCGTCCGACCATCTCAAGCGTCTTGCCGTCCGAAAGCGGAATCGTCACCGGAGGCAGCGGACCTTCCGGCCCGAAGCCGATTTCGAGCCCGACCGGCTTGAACGCCGCGCGCCGCGCGTGTTCGCCGAGAATAACGGCGGCTTGGCTGATAATGTCGCGCAGCTTGCGCGCCACGTATTGGTGGCGGCTGCTGCTGAACAAAATCTGCGATTGCAGCCGCAGCGCCAGCTCGCTCACGATCGCCGAGCAGTGCTCGCGCAGCTCCTCCGCCGTCAACGAGCCCCAGCGGTCGCCGAGCGTTTCCGTAAGCCGGGTAAGCGCGGCATGAAACAGCTGTCCGATATCCGGCGCAGCCAGCTTGTATTGATCCCGTTCGCGCAGACGAAGCCCGTGAATGGCGAAATGCTGAAACGGACACGAGACGAACCGTTCCATCCGCGACACGCTTCCCCGAAGCAGCTTGCCGTACAGCAGCTCCGCCGTCTCGCGGGATAGCGCCGGTTCTTCGTTCGAGTAACGGAGCGACCCCGCAAGGCGCTGGAGCTTGTCCTGCCATGCCGGCCTGACCGCGTACCAGTTATAGGTCTCCCACCAGAACGGAGCGATTTCGCTCCCGTGCCGCCATGCCCTCAGCTGCGTAATCAAATACGACAGCGTCCGGTCCGGATGCGCCATGAACGCTTGCTGTTCGGCTTCCGGCATGCTTGGCACCGGTTCTACGGCTACGCCTTTCTCCGTCAGTCCCGGGAACAGGCCTTTCACGTGCCGAATGACCTCGGACGGCAGCAGGCTCTTGCCTTCTTCGTCCGCGAGCGGCCAGCTGATCCATAGATGGCGGCTCGGCGTCGTCAGCGCGTTGTAGATCATGAAGCGCTCGTCGAGCAGCTTCCTGCGAACGCCCGGCGCCATAACGAGACCGCCGCTTTCCAGCGTCTCCCGCTCCTGCTCCGTCAGCACGCCGTCTTCTTTCATTCGCTGCGGCATGACCCCGTCGTTCGCGCCTAATAAATAACAAATTAATATATTGCCGGAGCGCGTCCGGTCCATGCTGCCGACCAGCACTTGATCGAGCGAAGGCGGCACGGAAGCAAGCTTCAAGCTTTCGATCCCCGTCTCCGCCATGCCGGCGAACAGTTCGATCGTCACCGGTTCCGTTCCGGTCATTTCCGTCAGCTGATCCAGCAGATCCATGACGCCGTCCCATAACTGCCGGTGCTCCCGTGCGCGCAGCGTATTCCCCGCGGCGATCTCCTTGCGGCTCCAGCGCTCCAGCCGGTCAGGCGCATCGACGTTCATCAGCAGCCCGTATACCGCTTCGCACATGCCCCGGACGTCCTTTGCCTTCTTCAGCTCCCGAACGAATTTCTTCAGGACGGGAACTACGGCTTCCCTCGCGGCCATCACCGCTTCGAATTCGCGCAGCTCGCGTTCCCCGGCCTGTACCGGATCGCCGTCCAGCGTGTCCCGTGCCAGCGGCTTCCACTGATTGACCGACAGCCATTTGTTCCCGTTCATGCCCGTCGCGAGCGCGTAGTTTTCCAGCAAATCGAACGTTTCCCTTGTCAGGCTTCCGTCCTCCGGAATGAGCAGCTCCGTCTTAATGCAGCGGAAAACGGCCTCGAACCGCCAGCCGTAGGTCGCGATTTCCAAAGCCGAGCGGATAAACTCAACAAGCGGATGATGAAGCGCCGCATTCTTCTGATCCAGGAAGAACGGTATGCCGTAATCGGAGAAAACCGCCTTGACGTAGTCGTTGTAATCCGGCGCATTGCGCACCATGACCGCGAGGTCGCGGTAACGCAGATCTTCGTCGCGCACGCGCTGCACGATATCCCTGGCGACGGCCTCCACTTCCGCTCTGCGTCCGGAAGCCGCGTGAAGCGAAACTTCCCCTTCGGCAAGCTCCGCCGGCGACAGCTGAAGCGCTTTTCTTCCGCCATAGCCGTAATAGCGCTCCACATGCGCAAGCATCGGGCTGTCCTTGAAACGGTAAGGCGTTCCTTCCAGCAGCAAAGGCTCCTCGATTTCCAGCGCGTTGTTCACCGCCAGGTCGCGCAGCTTCATGAATGTCTCCGCTGTCGGCCGGAACAAGTCCAGCTCATGCGGCATTTCGCCGTTCCCATACTGCTTGTCCAGACAGAGGGTCACCGTCATGTTCTTGGCATGCTGCATGAGCGCTTCCAGCGCTTCCAGCTCCTTCGGCGTAAAGCCGTGGAAGCCGTCGACCCAAATCTCGCAATCTCGCATGGAGGGCGCGTCATGGAATCCTCGAACCAGCCAGCCGAGATAGTCTTCCGAATCCACGTACAGTCCGGCGAGCTCTTGCTCCAGGCGGCTCGATATCAGCTGCAGATCGTCCAGCTTGCGGCTGAGCAGCGTGCTGCGGGAGCCCGACAAATGGTTGTCCCCGAACCCCTGCAGCGCCTCGGTGTCGATCCCGTACCGCTTCCACTCCGTCATGAGCTCGCCCAGCCGTTCGATAAACCCATGCTGGCTCTCGCTGCCTTGGAACAGCTGCAGCTCGCTGTTCAGCCGGGATACGATCTTGTAAAGCAGCATGTTCTTGCCGTTCTCGCTGATCGGCGTCAGCGCGGTCCCGCCCGTTTCCTGCATAATGCGGAAGGAGAGACGCCGAAAGCTAAGCGCTTGCGCCCGAATAGAGCCGTTCAGCTCCGGGCGATGGAGCAGCGCGTACTCCGTTTGAAAGGTAGCCTGCTCCGGCACCAATATAATAATAGGCGGGCCATCGGGCTCTGCCAAAATACGCCTGCGAATGTCGTCCAGGCAAAAATGCGTCTTGCCCGTGCCGGATCGTCCGATTACAAAACGGAGCGCCAACTCGCCCACCTCTTCCATTTTCGATTCTTTCATTCTACCATACGCTATCTATTTGTTCACGCCAAAACACAAACATTTGTTCTGAATTTGGATCGGTAAATTGTGCAATGGTCCCTTCAGCCAGCTAAGTTCATGCGTAAAAAACAACTATACTCGTTCTTTCACTTGCCGGTGTATATCTTGACATGCGTTAATATAGATGTCGGGCCGACGAAATCTTCGCGAAAGGAGCTGATCCAGTTGATCAAACACACAGAGGTGATTTCCGCCTAAAGCGGAAATCGTCATACCGTGTAAAACGCTATAAAGAGGGAGGCCGCATGGCCTCCCTTTTAACACTTACAAGCATGCCGTATTAATTCATAGCGAATAGATGACGGATTAAACCGTTTTCATTTATACTGTTTAGAGAAGCGCGATTCAGTTGCTTGATCGTGTTTTTTCCATTTGACGAGAGGGGGAATGAAACGTGAACAAATCGATTTCCGAAGGCGGTTCCGCGGCCGAAACGATTAAGGAGGTTTACGTTGAATTACAAGAATGGAAAAGATGTGCTTCCCCCTAGACTGTTGGAGGAACTTCAGCACTACATCCAAGGAGAGCTGCTCTATATCCCGAAGCAGCAGAGCGAGCGCGCCGCTTGGGGCGCGAAGAGCGGTTCGCGCGTCATGATCGGACGGCGCAACGAGGAGATTTACCGGCGCTATACGGACGGAAGCACCGTGCAGGAGCTTGAACGGCAGTATCACCTGTCCGGCGACAGCATTCGGAAAATCATTCTCAAGCTGCGCAGCGCGTCCGTGTTCCCGATAACCGAGCAAGACGGCGTTGTCGCGCCGGATCTGTACGAAACGGTCCCGATAGGCAAACATTGAGATAAGCCGTCCTAACCGGAACGGACGAAACGATAATCCAACGAAAGAGCCCTCCCGTTCGCAGCCGAAAGGCGCGGACGGGAGGGCTCTTCTTCCATTAACGGCTCCGCACCTCGAAGATGCCGAACTTCAAATAATGGCCTTCGTTAACGCCGAGAATTTGCGGATGGTCCTTCCCGGCAGCACGCCACTCGATAAGACGCAGCGTCTTGCCGGCATCGGCCGCAGCCGCCTGGATCGTCTCCAGGAACAACTCGGGACGCATATGGTACGAACAGCTGGCGGTCACGAGATAGCCGCCTTCGTTCACCAGCTTCATGCCGTGCAGGTTGATATCTTTATAGCCTCGCACCGCGCCTTCGATCGCATGCTTCGATTTCGTGAATGCCGGCGGATCCAGAATAACGACATCCCATTTCCGTCCCGCTTCCCCGCTCAATGGCTTCGATGTGTCCAGCTTCGCTCCTTTGGCGTTCGCCGCGTTGCCGCGATCCATCCGTTCCTCGATGCCTTTCACCTGCGTGCGCAAGTATTCAAAGGCATCCGCGACGACGAACTCGACGCGGTCCGTGAACCCGTTGCGCGCGACGTTGCGCTGCGCCGTCTCGACGGCGTGGGCCGATACGTCAAGACATGTCACCTTCTTCGCGCCGTACTTGCACGCATGAAGCGTGAAGCTGCCCGTATGCGCGAAGCATTCCAGCACCGTCGCTCCGTCCCAATAAGGGAACGTCACGACTTTGCCGTTCGAGTTGACCGGCACGAGCTCCGGCTCCTTCATTTCGGCAATCGCGCCGGTATCGTCGGCTTCCGCGGCGGAGTCGCCGTTCGGCTGTTCTACGAGCCGAATGCCGCTGCGCGCTCCCCAGCCTGTCATCAAAGGCGCGATCGAAGCGCGGTTCTCGCGCTGATCGAAGAAATAACCGGTCTTCTGGCCTTCCACGATGTCGACCTCCAGCTTCAGGCCGTTTTCCACGATTTCCACGATGCGCGGGCATTCGCCGTACAGCAAGCCTGTCCGCTCCTCCAAGCCTTCCAGACCGCGCACGGATACGTCGCTCCGCTCATAGATGCCTATTGGCTTGAACACCGAAACCAGCGCCGCCACGAGCGCTTCACGGTGAACTTCCATGCCCATCGTAAGCAGTTGAACGACTAATACGCCTCCGAATCGGTCGACGATGAGACCCGGCAGAAAATCCGCTTCCCCGTAGACAAGACGGCAATCCTGTCCGTTCACGAACCGGGAACGGTGTTGCTTGCACTGCTCCAGCCGTTCGGCGAAGAATGCCTCGTCCATGGC
It encodes:
- a CDS encoding AAA family ATPase, encoding MKPILLRLSGLQSYREAQEVDFERLCEAGVFGIFGPTGSGKSSILDAVTLALYGKVERAANGTQGIMNQAEKTLAVAFTFDLEGGGERKRFRVERQFKRGGDVSVSNTLSRFVEVTEAGDVVIADKLADVTRCVEAQIGLNMQDFTRAVVLPQGKFAEFLSLTGKDRRSMLQRLFRLERFGDGLALKLSQRMKAAEAALQEAAAEQLGLGDASAAAVDAAAARHREAAAAAAEARALFAEADRLHAERAQVRERLAELREKEALHAKLQAEAPLVAELERELQRLAAAERLLPALRAAGTAEAALRAAASRREAAALAHAARHAEAEAAAAAWSAAAAEAKAGEPRLLLRLDQLAGAQRLEGEAAELAAGIALVAQRAGEAADKQRSFGEQAAKAQEMLGRATAKQTELREELKAVELTAADRERRSGMTKRLQQFNGLSAQTETARKERDASAVQRDNAGRAQETAESEHRLAYAALTAQAEQLLPVRSLLDYVSGKLLAASNVIPAWTERVRQGQREQQRMQLAAQLAADLKDGDPCPVCGSCDHHGRHALPSAADEAADSQLLAWEELSGGFRQLQLTLSPLQAKAESTMERLLETLQEAGRGHVDASPESDAELRIQQFRLPEAAAAAETLLPAGAEASLEAPDPDGSALPEDALAHYKQVLSAMQELVSSNGQQLSASEKTAASARTRFADAERRREQSAAAYATQEALAVRAQAQFDHCEQERGSELAGWAAQFGPELQPHTAEETLQELDRREAAADELRTRLEVSVTYIEDTARKQQENGRLAQEAQIEAVELAATLSARQQQLAEKQQQLTAVTDGQPAAGLIRDAEQELGSLRARNAQLSQSHEAAQQALQQAAELRTGAAETERAADERQRETASDLASALERSPFAHAEEAAALEPLLAQQAAIADNIARHRESEQQIAAQIRLLIDQLGGRTLTEEEWQNSIAALQRLKAENELNLQVAAKAERDLESLRGKQERWNELESKRLDMERLAGRLKSLQTVFRGNAFVEYVAEEQLVQVCRAASERLGFLTKRRYALEVDSGGGFVIRDDAGGGVRRPVSTLSGGETFLASLALALALSSQIQLRGKYPLQFFFLDEGFGTLDPELLDTVITALEKLHHETLAVGVISHVPELRSRLPRRLIVTPSEPFGKGSSVELETM
- a CDS encoding exonuclease SbcCD subunit D, with product MRILHTADWHFGRSLEGRSRIEEQAAFVDELASIVKDESIDLILLAGDVYDSVNPPAAAEGLFYDAVARLADGGKRTIAVIAGNHDHPDRVSASAPLAARSGIRLVGMPTDKPLVIDVARTGEQAVIAALPYPSESRLRELLSEATDEGQLRSAYSERVGRLMAQLGTAFRSDTVNLAMSHIYVLGGLETDSERPIQIGGAYTVDPSALQIGAQYVALGHLHRPQRVAGDETMRYSGSPLAYSFSEANYAKAVTVFDASPGQPVVPRQIHLSSGRPLVQWNAKGGIAEVHSWLEEGRDARAWIDLSIHMSEAMTLQQIQQLRKQHEGLVHIRPVYPEMEDLIELDARSREQLPAEELFRRFFSRQTGGGEPDAETVRLFLELIAEEDDAPSVAEDADGIEVQAGGEGA